In one window of Fictibacillus phosphorivorans DNA:
- a CDS encoding ABC transporter ATP-binding protein, which translates to MSVVEREKLLEVKNLKKYFPAGKKGVLKAVDDVSFDIYKGETLGLVGESGCGKSTTGRTIIRLYDATEGEVVYEGVDVHDKKSRSELKKFNRKMQMIFQDPYASLNPRMTVKDIIAEGIDIHDLAKTKKDRENRVYELLETVGLNKEHANRYPHEFSGGQRQRIGIARALAVDPDFIIADEPISALDVSIQAQVVNLMMELQKERGLTYLFIAHDLSMVKHISDRVGVMYLGNIVELTTSDELYEEPLHPYTQALLSAIPVPDPELERSRERIILEGDVPSPINPPSGCRFRTRCPHAMDVCAAVKPKWQEAREGHWVACHLYDDETMKQGQH; encoded by the coding sequence ATGTCAGTAGTAGAAAGAGAAAAATTATTAGAAGTTAAAAACCTTAAAAAGTATTTTCCGGCTGGGAAAAAAGGTGTCTTAAAAGCTGTAGATGATGTGTCCTTTGATATCTATAAAGGTGAAACATTAGGACTTGTAGGTGAGTCTGGCTGTGGTAAATCTACGACAGGTCGTACGATCATCCGTCTTTATGATGCTACTGAAGGTGAAGTAGTATATGAAGGTGTAGATGTTCATGATAAAAAATCTCGTTCTGAATTAAAGAAGTTTAACCGTAAAATGCAAATGATCTTCCAAGATCCGTACGCTTCTCTAAATCCGCGAATGACGGTTAAGGATATCATTGCTGAAGGAATCGATATTCATGATTTGGCAAAAACAAAGAAAGATCGTGAAAATCGTGTTTATGAACTACTTGAAACAGTTGGATTAAATAAAGAGCACGCAAACCGTTATCCACATGAATTCTCAGGTGGGCAGCGTCAACGTATCGGGATTGCTCGTGCACTAGCGGTAGATCCAGATTTCATCATTGCCGACGAACCAATTTCAGCTCTAGACGTATCCATTCAAGCGCAAGTTGTTAACTTGATGATGGAACTGCAAAAAGAGCGTGGACTTACTTACCTATTTATTGCCCATGATCTATCTATGGTTAAACATATATCCGATCGTGTAGGTGTAATGTACCTAGGTAACATTGTAGAGCTTACAACAAGTGATGAGCTTTATGAAGAGCCGCTTCACCCGTATACACAAGCTCTTTTATCAGCGATTCCGGTTCCGGATCCTGAACTTGAAAGAAGCCGTGAACGTATCATCTTAGAGGGAGATGTTCCTAGTCCGATCAATCCTCCAAGTGGTTGCCGTTTCCGTACTCGTTGCCCACATGCAATGGATGTGTGTGCAGCTGTTAAACCTAAATGGCAAGAAGCTAGAGAAGGACATTGGGTAGCATGTCACTTATATGATGATGAAACAATGAAACAAGGGCAACACTAA
- a CDS encoding M50 family metallopeptidase — translation MNINNNSIVLLKLSIQEDGEEYIIGDPQTENYIKVPSEAVEVIKMCNGTNTIEATQKMNPEVDVLDFIETLIELDLVFKVDDQQLLKDSTQKSNSKIIDFVSHLFFNRIAYMVYGLLFLTSLLLIFMNPKITPHTNDFFLLDYMGINFLIVFLTSWFLTFIHEFGHFLAASKFNVPVKFQLSLRMYWLVVEANMTNLWSINKKQRYVAFFGGIMFDSVLLFSALVVQLSSSNSFLVSYAKLITLILAFKFCWHFFVFLRTDLYYVLTNRLNISNLHENAKIYITQRLKRNDSRLDEIPESEVKQTKRFASLYIVGFIIAILMFFGYSLPILSLTIESSLKQLAYFNTSKLIFFDGLLTTLLLLVQGSIWLVGAMNKLKESKKAALYH, via the coding sequence ATGAATATAAACAACAATTCCATAGTATTATTAAAGCTTTCTATACAAGAAGATGGAGAGGAATATATCATCGGGGATCCTCAAACTGAGAACTATATTAAAGTTCCTAGTGAAGCGGTAGAAGTTATCAAAATGTGTAATGGAACGAATACAATAGAAGCAACTCAAAAAATGAATCCAGAAGTAGATGTTTTAGATTTTATTGAAACCTTAATAGAGTTAGATCTAGTATTCAAAGTGGATGATCAACAATTATTAAAGGATAGTACACAAAAATCAAATTCGAAAATAATTGATTTTGTATCTCATTTATTTTTTAACCGTATAGCCTACATGGTTTATGGCTTATTATTCCTAACATCGCTTCTGCTTATTTTCATGAACCCAAAGATAACACCCCATACGAATGATTTTTTCCTTTTGGATTATATGGGAATAAATTTTTTAATCGTATTTTTAACTTCTTGGTTTTTAACTTTCATTCATGAATTTGGGCATTTTTTAGCAGCTTCCAAGTTTAATGTGCCTGTTAAGTTTCAACTTAGCTTAAGGATGTACTGGCTAGTTGTAGAAGCGAATATGACAAACTTATGGTCGATAAACAAGAAACAGCGATATGTAGCATTCTTTGGGGGAATCATGTTTGACAGTGTTTTGTTGTTTAGTGCTCTCGTGGTTCAACTATCTTCCTCAAATTCTTTCTTAGTGTCATATGCGAAGTTAATAACTTTGATCTTAGCATTTAAATTTTGTTGGCATTTTTTCGTATTTTTACGGACGGATTTATACTACGTCTTAACAAATCGACTTAACATAAGTAATTTGCACGAGAATGCAAAAATCTATATTACTCAACGACTAAAAAGAAACGACTCAAGACTGGATGAAATTCCAGAGTCTGAAGTCAAACAGACTAAACGATTTGCATCTCTTTATATAGTAGGTTTTATCATAGCTATTCTTATGTTCTTTGGCTACTCTTTACCCATACTCTCTTTAACGATTGAAAGCTCCTTAAAACAACTTGCCTATTTCAACACTAGTAAACTCATATTCTTTGATGGGCTTTTAACTACACTTCTTCTACTCGTACAAGGTTCAATCTGGCTCGTCGGAGCAATGAATAAATTAAAAGAATCAAAAAAAGCAGCTCTCTATCATTAG